The sequence below is a genomic window from Cobetia sp. cqz5-12.
TGCTGGATGAATGGGTCGCCTTCGCGTTGCAGGCCCAGCGTGGCAACAGCGACTGGCGCGAAAGTACCCTGCTGCAGCTGGAAGGCAACCGTCACGACCGTCGCCTCGCGCGTGCCATCGTGCTCAGCTGGGGCGATGAATCGGACTGGCAGCTGGCCTCCGACCTCTACAAGGCGGACCTGCCCACCGCCCCGAGCCGCCTGCAGCCGCTGCTTCGCCAGTGGCTCAATGGCCTCGAGGAGCGTCGCGGTCTGATCGCCGAGCGTGACAAGAATGACGGTGCCCGTCGCAAGCTCAGCGCCGAGAACGCCCAGCTGACCAAGAAGCTGGAAGCCTTGACGGCCATCGAAGAATCGATCAATTCGCGCCGCCAGAGCACGCCCTGAGCCATCAGCGGCAGACTCTGGCCACGACCCTGTCACTCAATCCCCGTGATTGCATGACGCAAGACTGTGCGGCCCCGACGTCGATGTCCCCAGGCCCTCGGGTGTCGCAAGGAGAGTTAGTGTGAAATACGCACAAGCGCATATTCTGCTCGTCGATGATGATGCGAGCCTGCTCAAGCTGCTCGGCATGCGTCTCGAAAGCCGTGGCTTCAAGGTCACGACGGCCAGCAGCGGCCGCGAGGCGCTCAGCCGTCTCGAAGCCGCACGTCCAGACCTGGTCCTGTCCGACCTGCGCATGGATGAAATGGATGGCATGGCCCTGTTCGGTGAGCTGCAGAAGCGTCAGCCGGGCATGCCCGTCATCCTGCTGACCGCACACGGCTCCATCCCTGATGCCGTCAGCGCCACCCGTCAGGGCGTGTTCAGCTTCCTGACCAAACCGGTCGACAAGGACGAGCTGTTCGCCGCCATCGATGAGGCTTTGGCCCAGGCGCCGCCCGTAAAGGAGGGTGACGATGCCTGGCGCGCTGGCATCATCACTCGCTCCCCGCAGATGGAGCAGATTCTCGAGCAGGCGCGCATGGTAGCGGCATCCGATGTCAGCGTGCTGGTCACCGGTCCGTCCGGTTCGGGCAAGGAGCTGATGGCCAAGGCCATCCACAACGCCAGCCCGCGTGCCTCGCGTCCCTTCGTTGCCATCAATTGTGGCGCGCTGCCGGAGCAGCTGCTGGAAAGCGAGCTGTTCGGTCACGCCAAGGGCTCGTTCACTGGCGCGGTCAGTGCCCATCAGGGCCTGTTCCAGGCCGCGGACGGTGGCACCCTGTTCCTCGACGAGATCGGCGACATGCCACTGGCGCTGCAGGTCAAGCTGCTGCGTGCACTGCAGGAGCGTCAGATTCGCCCGCTGGGGTCCACCACCTCGGTGCCCATCGATGTGCGCATCATCTCCGCCACGCACCGCAATCTCGACAAGGCGATGCATGATGGCGACTTCCGCGAAGACCTCTACTACCGCCTCAACGTGGTCAATCTGAAGCTGCCCGCCCTGCGCGAGCGTGCCGAGGATGTGCCGCTGCTGGCCAAATACCTGATCAGCC
It includes:
- the glrR gene encoding two-component system response regulator GlrR, producing MKYAQAHILLVDDDASLLKLLGMRLESRGFKVTTASSGREALSRLEAARPDLVLSDLRMDEMDGMALFGELQKRQPGMPVILLTAHGSIPDAVSATRQGVFSFLTKPVDKDELFAAIDEALAQAPPVKEGDDAWRAGIITRSPQMEQILEQARMVAASDVSVLVTGPSGSGKELMAKAIHNASPRASRPFVAINCGALPEQLLESELFGHAKGSFTGAVSAHQGLFQAADGGTLFLDEIGDMPLALQVKLLRALQERQIRPLGSTTSVPIDVRIISATHRNLDKAMHDGDFREDLYYRLNVVNLKLPALRERAEDVPLLAKYLISQAAARHKPFVKGFSPEALNLLASSAWPGNVRQLVNVVEQCVALTSSSMIPEALVSQALAAEENALPSFSEARAGFERSYLIKVLKITEGNVTQAARIAGRNRTDFYKLLGRHDLEPGVFKPGAEQGPPDF